In Gemmatimonadales bacterium, one DNA window encodes the following:
- a CDS encoding 6-carboxytetrahydropterin synthase, producing MTRRVHFNAAHRLNNPTCSEAWNRATFGVCNNPNFHGHNYELDLTVEGEINPETGYVMDLNRLKDLAQERLLQHMDHKNLNLDVAWFRDLNPTSENIALVCWRELRAALPADLTLRLRLWETPRNYVDYQGG from the coding sequence GTGACGCGGCGCGTGCACTTCAATGCCGCGCACCGCCTCAACAATCCTACGTGCTCCGAGGCCTGGAACCGGGCGACGTTCGGCGTGTGCAACAACCCGAACTTCCACGGGCACAACTACGAGCTCGACCTCACGGTCGAGGGGGAGATCAATCCGGAAACCGGATACGTCATGGACCTGAACCGGTTGAAGGACCTGGCGCAGGAGCGGTTGCTGCAGCACATGGACCACAAGAACCTGAATCTGGACGTCGCCTGGTTCCGCGATCTGAACCCGACCTCCGAGAACATCGCGCTGGTGTGCTGGCGGGAGCTGAGGGCGGCGCTTCCCGCCGACCTCACGCTCCGGCTCCGCCTGTGGGAGACCCCGAGAAACTATGTCGACTACCAAGGCGGATAA
- the folE gene encoding GTP cyclohydrolase I FolE, which yields MSTTKADKDGALPRSNRRRVTPPDAAQPHLEPFADQVRAILEALGENPGREGLLKTPDRVESSLRFLTQGYRMTVEEVIGDAVFEEQHQSMILVRDIEMYSLCEHHLLPFFGRAHVAYIPDGKILGLSKVARIVDVFARRLQVQERLTDEIADAVMDTLKPAGVGVVIEAAHFCMMMRGVEKQNSRAVTSALRGIFRDDSKTRVEFLRLAHGGRLAE from the coding sequence ATGTCGACTACCAAGGCGGATAAGGACGGGGCGCTGCCCCGGTCCAACCGGCGACGCGTCACCCCCCCCGACGCGGCCCAGCCGCACCTCGAGCCCTTCGCCGATCAGGTCCGCGCGATCCTCGAGGCCCTGGGCGAGAACCCGGGTCGCGAAGGGTTGCTCAAGACCCCCGACCGGGTGGAATCCTCGCTCCGCTTCCTCACCCAGGGCTACCGGATGACGGTCGAGGAGGTCATCGGCGACGCGGTGTTCGAGGAACAGCACCAGAGCATGATCCTGGTCCGGGACATCGAGATGTACTCGCTCTGCGAGCACCATCTCCTGCCGTTCTTCGGCCGGGCCCACGTGGCCTACATCCCCGACGGCAAGATCCTCGGGCTGAGCAAGGTCGCCCGGATCGTCGATGTATTCGCTCGGCGGCTGCAGGTCCAGGAACGGCTGACCGACGAGATCGCCGACGCGGTGATGGACACGCTCAAGCCCGCCGGGGTGGGCGTGGTGATCGAGGCGGCCCACTTCTGCATGATGATGCGCGGAGTGGAGAAGCAGAACTCGCGGGCGGTCACCAGCGCGCTTCGAGGGATCTTCCGCGACGACTCCAAGACCCGGGTGGAGTTTCTCCGTCTCGCGCACGGGGGCAGGCTGGCGGAGTGA
- a CDS encoding SDR family oxidoreductase gives MTALAGRLAVVTGASRGIGAATAEALAGAGCRVLRVARSLRDAAHGAGHDVRCDLTDADQVARLADRIAREFGPPDIVVNNAGSFLLRSLEETTAAEFDAQIGINLRASFTLARAILPMLRAVGRGCFVSVGSVADHLGLPENAAYAASKYGLRGLHETLLAEYRGSGVRLTLISPGATDTGAWDPYDPDHRVGFPARARMLRPADVADAILFVATRPPHVLIDWLRLEPA, from the coding sequence GTGACCGCCCTGGCCGGACGCCTGGCCGTGGTGACCGGTGCCTCTCGCGGCATCGGCGCCGCCACCGCCGAGGCGCTGGCCGGCGCGGGCTGCCGGGTGCTCCGGGTGGCCCGCTCGCTCCGGGACGCAGCGCACGGCGCCGGGCACGATGTCCGCTGCGATCTGACCGACGCCGACCAGGTCGCGCGGCTGGCCGATCGCATCGCGCGGGAGTTCGGCCCGCCGGACATCGTAGTGAACAACGCCGGGAGCTTCCTGCTGCGCTCTCTGGAGGAGACCACGGCGGCGGAGTTCGACGCCCAGATCGGGATCAACCTGCGTGCCTCCTTCACGCTCGCCCGCGCCATCCTCCCGATGCTCCGCGCGGTCGGACGCGGCTGCTTCGTCAGCGTCGGCAGCGTGGCCGACCATCTGGGCCTTCCCGAGAACGCCGCGTACGCGGCCAGCAAGTACGGGCTCCGCGGGCTTCATGAGACCCTACTGGCCGAATATCGCGGCAGCGGGGTTCGGTTGACGTTGATCTCTCCCGGCGCAACCGACACCGGGGCCTGGGATCCCTACGATCCCGACCACCGGGTGGGCTTCCCGGCGCGCGCCCGGATGCTGCGACCGGCCGACGTGGCCGACGCTATCCTCTTCGTGGCCACTCGGCCGCCGCACGTGCTGATCGACTGGCTGCGGCTGGAGCCGGCCTGA